From Halococcus salsus, one genomic window encodes:
- the phaC gene encoding class III poly(R)-hydroxyalkanoic acid synthase subunit PhaC, with translation MAERSGRAFNPFTAALDAQRRSFEAAADTVEKVEMGPEQLAEMASVDVGQTPSDVVYSENKLELLHYEPLTDEQHDVPILVIYALINKPFILDLQPDRSVIRRLLEAGFDVYMIDWNEPSRLDQHLTLEDYVDRYIENCVDEVRERSGQDSINILGYCMGGTMSVMYAALHPEKVRNLGLMAAGLCFDDTGGVLELWGDDEYFSPDGLTETYGNAPAEMLDVGFALMDPVANYVSKYVRLYDNLEDDDFVENFGRMERWLSEGIDVAGNTFAQFVTDIYQDNKLYNNELYLGDKHVDIGNIDMPVLQITGEYDHLIPSDTSKPFNEVVASDDTSVIEYPTGHIGLSVSGSSHENVWPEVCEWYAERSQPAEDVAIEVDDPDESEGSDAAEAEQPPATADEDEDGIEADDGDDLVGVDGIGGTYADRLREAGIDSRADLAAADPETVAEATGAAEATVEDWIDQAAN, from the coding sequence ATGGCCGAACGGTCCGGGCGCGCGTTCAACCCGTTCACCGCCGCGCTCGACGCCCAGCGACGGAGCTTCGAGGCCGCCGCCGACACCGTCGAAAAGGTCGAGATGGGGCCCGAACAGCTCGCCGAGATGGCGTCGGTGGACGTCGGTCAGACCCCGAGCGACGTGGTCTATTCGGAGAACAAGCTCGAACTCCTCCACTACGAGCCGCTGACCGACGAACAGCACGACGTCCCCATCCTCGTCATCTACGCGCTGATCAACAAACCGTTCATCCTCGACCTTCAACCCGATCGGTCGGTGATCCGCCGACTGCTGGAGGCGGGCTTCGACGTCTACATGATCGACTGGAACGAGCCCTCGCGGCTCGACCAGCACCTCACGCTCGAGGACTACGTCGACCGGTACATCGAGAACTGCGTCGACGAGGTGCGCGAGCGCTCGGGTCAGGATTCGATCAACATCCTGGGGTACTGCATGGGCGGCACGATGTCGGTGATGTACGCCGCGCTCCACCCCGAGAAGGTCCGGAACCTCGGGCTGATGGCGGCCGGGCTCTGCTTCGACGACACGGGCGGCGTGCTCGAACTCTGGGGCGACGACGAGTACTTCTCGCCCGACGGGCTCACCGAGACCTACGGCAACGCGCCCGCCGAGATGCTCGACGTGGGCTTCGCGCTGATGGACCCGGTGGCGAACTACGTCTCGAAGTACGTCCGGCTCTACGACAACCTGGAGGACGACGACTTCGTCGAGAACTTCGGGCGGATGGAACGGTGGCTCTCGGAGGGTATCGACGTCGCCGGCAACACGTTCGCCCAGTTCGTCACGGACATCTACCAGGACAACAAGCTCTACAACAACGAGCTCTACCTCGGCGACAAACACGTCGACATCGGGAACATCGACATGCCGGTCCTCCAGATCACAGGTGAATACGACCACCTGATCCCCTCGGACACCAGCAAGCCATTCAACGAGGTCGTCGCCAGCGACGACACCTCGGTGATCGAGTACCCCACAGGCCACATCGGGCTCTCGGTCTCGGGGAGCTCCCACGAGAACGTCTGGCCCGAGGTCTGTGAGTGGTACGCGGAGCGCTCCCAGCCGGCCGAGGACGTCGCGATCGAGGTCGACGACCCCGACGAAAGCGAGGGCTCGGACGCGGCCGAGGCGGAGCAACCGCCCGCGACGGCCGACGAGGACGAGGACGGTATCGAGGCCGACGACGGGGACGACCTCGTGGGCGTCGACGGCATCGGCGGGACCTACGCCGACCGCCTCCGAGAGGCCGGCATCGACTCCCGCGCCGACCTCGCAGCCGCCGACCCCGAAACCGTGGCCGAGGCCACCGGCGCGGCCGAAGCCACGGTCGAGGACTGGATCGACCAGGCCGCCAACTGA
- a CDS encoding poly(R)-hydroxyalkanoic acid synthase subunit PhaE, with translation MSGTDPEEIQRNWATMMNEMNEAVAESFEQNMEAQAAFMESWMGAFEGSVPDEATIEDGVEGYGRAYEVWMEAAEQMQSRITDAARGEDVDPSEFRDIWLQSANEAYSEVMGTTAFAAGTGEMVGDLMELQQEVDDMSQDTLESLGFATRDDVDEVAERLLELERSQHEISKKLDRLLED, from the coding sequence ATGAGCGGAACCGACCCCGAGGAGATCCAGCGGAACTGGGCGACGATGATGAACGAGATGAACGAGGCGGTCGCCGAGTCGTTCGAACAGAACATGGAGGCCCAGGCCGCGTTCATGGAGTCCTGGATGGGCGCGTTCGAGGGCTCCGTCCCGGACGAGGCGACCATCGAGGACGGCGTGGAGGGCTACGGCCGGGCCTACGAGGTCTGGATGGAGGCCGCCGAACAGATGCAGTCGCGGATCACCGACGCCGCGCGCGGCGAGGACGTCGACCCGAGCGAGTTCCGCGACATCTGGCTCCAGAGCGCGAACGAGGCCTACTCCGAAGTCATGGGTACCACCGCCTTCGCCGCGGGCACGGGCGAGATGGTCGGCGACCTGATGGAGCTCCAGCAGGAGGTCGACGACATGAGCCAGGACACCCTCGAGAGCCTCGGTTTCGCCACCCGCGACGACGTCGACGAGGTGGCCGAACGTCTCCTCGAACTCGAACGCAGCCAGCACGAGATCTCGAAGAAACTCGACCGGCTGCTGGAGGACTGA
- a CDS encoding AbrB/MazE/SpoVT family DNA-binding domain-containing protein, with protein sequence MTDEDETMWPPAVWARQFQEASEQAVERQTEFAQQLFNNGAGPSSLPEMAASTMGTATFKTRVQSGGRISIPDAEREALDIEEGDIVQTVVIPVKRNRDES encoded by the coding sequence ATGACCGACGAAGACGAGACGATGTGGCCGCCGGCGGTTTGGGCGCGGCAGTTCCAGGAGGCGAGCGAGCAGGCCGTCGAGCGACAGACGGAGTTCGCCCAACAGCTGTTCAACAACGGTGCGGGGCCGAGCAGCCTGCCCGAGATGGCGGCGTCGACGATGGGGACGGCGACGTTCAAGACGCGTGTCCAGAGTGGCGGCCGGATATCGATCCCGGACGCCGAGCGCGAGGCGCTGGACATCGAGGAAGGGGACATCGTTCAGACCGTCGTGATACCGGTCAAACGCAACAGGGACGAATCATGA
- a CDS encoding MaoC family dehydratase — protein sequence MSSESQPSALAEAWVRNSTYFLDSVLAANRATLSAFGVPTSTENGVVGGEERPEWDVELTENRRDALTVGDRVRVSKRLTDDDVHAFAAASGDTNPLHLDDEYAESTRFGGRIAHGTLVSGLISAALARLPGLVIYLSQDLEFQRPVGVGDRVTADCEIVEALGEDRYRLRTTVTTEEGEVAIDGEAVVLLDEEA from the coding sequence ATGAGCTCCGAATCACAGCCCTCCGCGCTGGCCGAAGCGTGGGTCCGCAACTCCACGTACTTCCTCGACAGCGTTCTTGCGGCCAACCGCGCCACCCTCTCGGCGTTCGGCGTCCCGACCAGCACCGAGAACGGCGTCGTCGGTGGCGAGGAACGTCCCGAGTGGGACGTCGAACTCACCGAGAACCGTCGCGACGCGCTCACGGTCGGCGACCGGGTCCGGGTCTCGAAGCGCCTCACCGACGACGACGTCCACGCCTTCGCGGCGGCCAGCGGCGACACCAACCCGCTCCACCTCGACGACGAGTACGCCGAGAGCACGCGGTTCGGCGGGCGGATCGCCCACGGCACGCTCGTCTCGGGGCTCATCAGCGCCGCGCTCGCGCGCCTTCCCGGACTCGTCATCTACCTCTCACAGGACCTCGAATTCCAGCGCCCGGTGGGAGTGGGCGACCGCGTCACCGCCGACTGCGAGATCGTCGAGGCGCTCGGCGAGGACCGCTACCGGCTCCGCACCACGGTGACCACCGAAGAGGGCGAGGTCGCCATCGACGGCGAGGCGGTCGTCCTCCTCGACGAAGAGGCCTAG